A genomic window from Triticum urartu cultivar G1812 chromosome 7, Tu2.1, whole genome shotgun sequence includes:
- the LOC125520946 gene encoding non-specific lipid transfer protein GPI-anchored 1: MARWCQLAAVLLAVSMAASTSVAQDALQTKCQGDLQKLSDCMDYATGHEDTPSAKCCEDTADTQKARPECLCSIIQQVHSGSHGVQQLGLRFDRLLAQPAACKLTYANVSLCINLLHLTPSSPDYALFANASKITPSTAAPARDTADGFKVSPGLGYGVVAAAVVSAVFSSIF; this comes from the exons ATGGCGCGGTGGTGTCAGCTGGCGGCGGTGCTGCTCGCCGTGTCGATGGCGGCGTCGACGTCGGTGGCGCAGGACGCGCTGCAGACCAAGTGCCAGGGGGACCTGCAGAAGCTGTCGGACTGCATGGACTACGCGACGGGGCACGAGGACACGCCGTCGGCCAAGTGCTGCGAGGACACGGCGGACACGCAGAAGGCGCGGCCCGAGTGCCTCTGCTCCATCATCCAGCAGGTGCACAGCGGCAGCCACGGCGTGCAGCAGCTCGGCCTCCGCTTCGACCGCCTCCTGGCCCAGCCCGCAGCCTGCAAGCTCACCTACGCCAACGTCTCCCTCTGCATCA ACCTGCTGCACCTGACCCCGAGCTCGCCAGACTACGCTCTCTTCGCAAATGCTTCCAAGA TTACTCCGTCCACTGCCGCACCGGCGAGAGACACCGCCGACGGCTTCAAGGTTTCGCCGGGACTCGGTTACGGCGTCGTGGCAGCGGCCGTCGTCTCTGCTGTCTTCTCATCCATCTTCTGA